One Fibrobacter succinogenes genomic window, TTGAACGTAGCATAAAAGAGAATTTAGTAAAGTTGGATGTACGATTCTCGTGTAAAAAGGAAAAGGACCTCGCCTGCATAAGCAGGTAAGGTCCTTTGTGTAAGGAGGAAACTTTTTGAGAATTAATCTTGGACGCAACGGACGCTGAAGCGCTTGGCCTTCGAGTCTACCTGGAAGAACTTCGCCTTATCGTCTGGGTCGTCTTCCTTGGGCTTGAAGTAATCGGGAGATTTTTCCACGATGATGAGGGCTCCGCTACTTCCACCATTATCATTGTATTTCTTGTCGGTACTTTGCGGTTCGCTGGATGTCCAGTGGAAGCCCATGTCACCCAGGAAGTTGCAGTCGCCGTCCTTGCAACGGCCGCTGTAAGTCCAAGGAACACTTTCGTCGTCGAGAGCTGCTTGAGCTTCTGCACGGTTGGGAAGTCTCCAACCTGTTGGGCATGCCTTTTGAGCCGAGTTGAAGGTGTAGAGTCTGCCGTTAGAGGCACACTTGTCTTGTTGTTCGTTGTAGCATTCGCTTGTGACACCGGCATAGTCAATGTCTTGCGCCATCCAGAGCTTGCCACCAATCTGCATGAGCTTGTAAGACTTGTTGTCGCGAGCATCCGTCATCGTCATGCCATTAATAACGGGCGGCTTGTTCTCGGGAGTGTCGATTGTGATTGCGTTCTGAGAAGAGGACTTCGGAGTGACCTTGGACGAAGATGATGGCGGTACCACGGTTGCTTCGCAGCCGGGAGTCCAGCAGAATACCTTTTCTTCGATTAAGTCTGGGTAATCGACGTCCGGTGCCGGAACGTTGATGATTTTTTTCTCATAGACGGTGTTGCTTCCGCTGCTGCCGATGGTGACTTCGGACGAC contains:
- a CDS encoding FISUMP domain-containing protein, translating into MKKRILLIGVIGITTYLVGCSDDAPNPVASPVGYNESSSSTVTQSSSSSVQQSPTSSSEVTIGSSGSNTVYEKKIINVPAPDVDYPDLIEEKVFCWTPGCEATVVPPSSSSKVTPKSSSQNAITIDTPENKPPVINGMTMTDARDNKSYKLMQIGGKLWMAQDIDYAGVTSECYNEQQDKCASNGRLYTFNSAQKACPTGWRLPNRAEAQAALDDESVPWTYSGRCKDGDCNFLGDMGFHWTSSEPQSTDKKYNDNGGSSGALIIVEKSPDYFKPKEDDPDDKAKFFQVDSKAKRFSVRCVQD